In the Dethiosulfovibrio russensis genome, GCTCCAGATTCCACCTAGAGCGGTCGACGATTTGGCAGCTTATTGTATCGCCATGAGAGGGATAAGAGAGATTTACGATAAGGAGATAAGATAATGTCCAACCAGAAACTTACTACCCTGGTAAATACATTTGGAACGTCGTTGATATCTGTGGCAGGAGAGGTCGGTGTGTCCGTAGAACTTCAGAAATCCCAGATATCCAGAGGGGTCAAGGTCGAGAATGCCTGCTGTGCCTCTCTTATAGGTATAGTTGGGGACGGCATTCAGGGCACCATAGTGATAATGTTGGACGAAGGTGGTTTTATCTCCACCGTGACGGCCATGTCCGGAGGAATGATTCAGCCTAACTTGGAGGACTCCATAGCAATGAGTGTCGTAGGAGAGTTGTCGAACATGGTTAGCGGGAGGGCTTTGACCCAGGCATCCCTGCCTGGGGTGGATGTCACCCCGCCGCAGCTCATTACTGGAGCGAGCATAAAAACCGTGCCGTCTCAGTCGTCGGATATAATAAGCTTCACCCTTCCTTTCTCCGTGATAGGAGGAGGATGGGCCTATCTGGTTCTTTCTTTCAATAGCATATAATTCTGTTCGGCGTCGTAAGCCAGC is a window encoding:
- a CDS encoding chemotaxis protein CheX; this translates as MSNQKLTTLVNTFGTSLISVAGEVGVSVELQKSQISRGVKVENACCASLIGIVGDGIQGTIVIMLDEGGFISTVTAMSGGMIQPNLEDSIAMSVVGELSNMVSGRALTQASLPGVDVTPPQLITGASIKTVPSQSSDIISFTLPFSVIGGGWAYLVLSFNSI